AAGTAGCCACACTCCCCCCAGAGGGAGGGAATTAAAGGGAGTGTGGGATGGGAGTCGAGACCCCCTGTCACCCACTAAAGCAaacacttcttcttcttttttttttttcagacggATATAGAGGGCATTACCAATCCCTCAAACATGTCAAGTGCTGTACATAAAAAGTTTGCCTTATTTACCCGAATTGCTTATACTGTTATGCTTGCGAAGCCTGTAATTATCTTCTAATGATTgcgtgagaaaaaaaaaatcaacattctGGGCTTCTCGTTtggcaatatttatttatttattgttttatttatattacaggaaaattattgtggattttttttcaatcagttcaatcttttttcccccccttttttttaaataacaggcTGTGATTATTTTGTGATAGCAGTGTATTtccaagaacacacacacacacacacacacaaagaaaaaaaatcagcgtgAGGCTGGAAACGTGTCTCACCTGTCATGGAGGGGTCGAAAGGATGACTTCAGGGGCTGTGATGGAGGCGAATCAGATCTTACACCATTTTCATGGTCTAAAAATGGAggagacaaaacacatttcaatacagaAATAAAGGGGAGGAAAATATATTTGTCTCTTAGGTCTGATTATATGGAAAAAATTAGTTACATAATAAACTCGTTGCATATAATTTGTGGACATTGTGAGCGCATGCATGCCGTGTGTATaggtgcacatgtgtgtgcacagagtTTTAACATTATGAGTTGGAATAAACAAATGCACGAGTTGTATCATGAGACATAACAGACTGCACACGTTCTGCTCTCACTATAAGAAATAAAATGGATAAAACGTGCAGCACGTTTTGCATGCACAGGCTGTGAACTGGTTTGCATGTAACAtctgtgcgtgcacatgtgcatacagAGTATTATCGTACCTATGTGCTTAGGACTGTGGGTCTCCTGTGGGGCCTTGCTGTCATTGctgagtgctgctgcagctgctacTGGCGACACCACCACCGACgtcggctgctgctgctgctgctgctgagccggcaagtggtggttgtggtgatggtggtgatggtgctgGTTTACTCCCAGAAACGACCTCACGTTCAGCAGGGAGTTTTGGCCCAGGAAAGCGCCATTTGTCCAGTTATGGAACTTCCCAATCTGGCATGTGTACAGTCCATGGCTGGGGAGGAAGGCCGGGTGAGTTTGGAGCTGGTGGGGCGCTGAGGGGTGGGTGGTCGCAGGGCCACAAGGAGACGTGGGTTTCTGGGTTGAACTATCGGGACTAGTAGCGGTCTCAGCCAAGGACCATATTTTAGGCTTATTGTTAGCTGGGAGAGGAAAGCTCCCAGGTCTGTCCGGGGACAAAACTCTCgtggtgttgttattgttgccaTCCGCGGCCTCTTTACTCCCTTGATGAACTGAAATGGTGCTTTTAGATTTGTCGAAGGCCTCGTGGGCCTGAAGGGCGAAGGCCCGTCTTTTCTCCAAGCTGTCCAGCTCACCACCTGCGCCGCCACCGCCCCTGTGGTCCCTGCTCCCCTCGTTTGATTTATCGTCGTCATCCTCGTTGCTTTGATCCCCGTCGTTATCGTCGATTTTGTCTATATCAATGCTCTCCAAATCgatctcctcctcatcttcgtTTTTCTCCGCCTCATCTCCGCTGCCGAACAAGTTGccgtcctcctcgtcctctttgCTCCTGGTTCCCCAGGTCACCTTGTTCTCCTTCTTGAGCCTCCTCCTGGCGTTGGCGAACCAGGTGGAGACCTGCGTCAGCGTCATTTTGGTGATGATGGCCAGCATGATCTTCTCCCCCTTGGTCGGGTACGGGTTCTTCCGGTGCTCGTTTAGCCAGGCCTTCAGGGTGCTGGTGCTCTCCCGGGTGGCGTTCTTTGGCCTGGCCGGGTCCCCGTACTGGAACTGACCGTAGGGGTAGAAGGCTGGAGAAGTGTGGGCAGCGAAGCTAGCAGGATGGACGCCAGGACTGTCCTTTAAGTCATACTGGGACCCCTGAAATATTTGGTATGAGATATGGGATAATGGGTCATTACACCCGGCCTGTCATTATACATGCATCATTCATAAACTGCATTCTAAAACACAAAGCTTTAAACGGATTATTTCCAAAACACTATAACTGCACTCATGGGCTGTATAGTATAGTAATTAGATCCACTGgcaatttaaaaaagtgaaaatggctTTCTCTCAAAAATTCCACAGTTGCAATTGCACTTGACTCCAACTTTCCACAAACAAGCTTCTCAACTTGCAACATGCCACGTGTTAGGCCTGGTATCTGCGCCTGCACAGTGTAAACTACCCAGTCACAAGCACAGACAATTTATTACACAACACTTTTCACAAATGGCAGCCTAATAACGCAACGCTGTAGACaaaaggcaacaaaaacaagagagacGTCATGGCATTATGGTGAACCCACAAATGCTCCCAGCTCTCATGTGCACCAGCTGAATTCCCCTGCACACTTGAAGTGTGTCAAAGCAGTTTGAAGGCCTAGGTGAAGTTGCCAAGATATTGCCTGCCACGATATACACCATCGTGCCGGATTATACATATTTAATCCCCCCTATCGTCTATATTCGTGTTAGACATAATATTCAATCATACCGGTTGACAAATGTGAAGTGGCTGGATTTTGGGTGACAGCTAATCGTTTCAGAAAGTCACTAAGCCCTATCCCAGTTTAGGAAACAGTCCTGCACTTACAGGCCTGATGCATATGAAGACAACTCTACATAGCCACACTGCAAGTTAATTATCATTACGATTATTATTGTAATCATTAGGATATTATGCCCACATGGCCCAGACAATATTCTCCATGAAGAGACAACGACGGCCCACTTGTCTTGGCATTACAAAATAGTagaataatttattattataccatgttacaaaatcaaaatacagtGCCAACAATTTAAGCATATGCTGTCTTTACACGCGTATTCCACGctataattaatttaaatgcGTTGATTAAAGTCTGCAGGCCTTACAAGAAACttgacaaaactttattttcttttcataatGCTTACTAAAACGCAACACAGCACGGCTGTCTTCtgtcaaaattattatttattatacatatagatttttttttaaaattgtatgaATCTTCATGATCATTCTAACAATGTGGGATCATAACAATACGTTTGAGACTTACATTTTTTACGTACAACTGCGTTCACTTTGGTAAACAAATAACCctgagaatattttttttcttctgctcagATCAGGTGTAATTTTAGGTCAAACTACACATATTTCAACTCAGCTAAACAAGCCGTTTGAACTACCAAACTGGCACGAATTAATAATTTCAAATATAAAGCATAGCGGGACGTTTTGCTTCGACTGCCAGTGCGTTTAGTTGGGGAAAGTTGTAGTAGGCTATTTTCGAGCAAATCGGTTGTTTTCCAGACGGCGGTAATGGAGTGGGAACAAGAATAACTAGAAGTAATAACCCCTGCCTATCGAacagaaatatttaaataaaaaacaaaacagccgaAATAGGGTTTTGTCTTACCATTTGTGAGAAAAGAGCCAAGTCCGCGCTGGTGTAAGGCAAAAAAGCGCTGTAGTTGTGCGCATACGGGTTGGCGTACATGCCCAACACCGACGTGACCGCCGCCGCTGTGGCTGACGGGCTTCCCCCGATTTCGGTGCTTCCTCCGCGGGACGATGGCGTCAGCACTCCCGGTCTCTCGCTGCCATACACCGCCTGGGAGGCACTTAAGTACTGCGGGTAGCCCAGCTGGGGGAAAGACATCTCCACCGCCGAAGTCGGACAGCTATGTCGCCCGACAAACCGTgcgtaaaaaacaaaaacacaactgcGCGTAAAAACAAGAACCCGgagaagagaaagggaaagtgtTTAAGCCAAAGTCACAGCTACTACAGACGAACAAAGGTATACAGTCAAATCAAGCCGCTCTTCTCCTTAAATCTCggcttcctctcttttctcgcccccctctctctgcaaaGTCCGCTGGATGTGATCTGATCAACAATTGCGCTCCGACTGACGCGCCTGGCCCCGAGGTCTCCGGGCTGATCTCTCAGATACAATTTGAAGTTGATGCTTTGATTGGCATCCCCTACTTGAGCCTGCAAGCTCCTCCTCGTTTGGAGCAATGTGGATAATGTGGATATAGAGTGAGCACATTGGCtggggcctctctctctctctctctcttgctctctctctccctctctctctctcccctctctctctccctctctctctctctcgcgtgTTTGGACTTATTGTATGTTAAATGTTCAAGCATTAGAGTCCATTCACCGAAGGCTTTGATTGTTGTATGACAACCTGTCTACACGATTTTACAGCTGTCCGACACAGGGGGAAGTAAACCCGACAGAAGAAGGAACTTACTTTGACTAGATTTAAATAGTAATTAACAGGGGAAAATACCACTCCGCAAAGGAAATTAATGTTTGGTATCACAGGCTGCTGGTGCGTTTATTTAATTCATAGATTGATTGGTCGATCGATTAACTTTAGAGATGTTTCCGAACAAGTTGGACATGTTGTTTGTACTCGGCGTTTGCATTTCAGCGACCAACGCCAATGCGTTTGTCAGAGCGAAGTAATAGTTtgaattaattacatttatggAGATGCTTTGGGGATTTGATTTTAATGGGAAGAATACATAGTGAATGAGCTCCAAAAATCTTATAACCGCGACATAACCTTTTAAAAATAGCTAATATTTACCCCCAAAAACTCCGAGGGAAAATGGCTTAGTTAAGTTTTATTTAGGAatatcatttgtgtgttttttattagtgttttatttttttcccctttgattGTCCTTTCATAGTTTTAatttgtcatctctctctctctctctctctctctctctctctctctctctcatacacacactttcttcacCTATACccgtgtgtatgtttgtgtgtgcgcgcgcgcgtgcgtcaGCCAGTCTGTTGCTGTCCTTTGTAGCAACAGAGCCACTTCACTTGAACGTTTCCGTGTTTTGAGTGAAATGGAATGAGGAAAAGCCAGGTACACCTTCAACACAGACACGCCGGGCTGTAAAGTGTGCAGGTTGTAACCTACATCTCCTTCAGTGCTGATACGCCTGTTAGTTAAGTGCGAGCAGCGACCAAATTGGGAGGCCGTGATTTGAAAGTGACATATAAATATTCACTGTTAACATAATCAAAGTAAAGCTGACCTGCAATTTATCTGTCAAAACTCAGCGCATATTGCACATCAGACCTGTTCACTGtgtgttcttaaaaaaaaaaataaataaaaataaaaaataaaggtcAGTCATCtcaaacatgcaaatgagctattctactattttattttcttgtgataataataatatatatatatataaaaaataggtTACTGCTCTTAGgtcttggaaaaaaatattatccatgaaaaaaaaaggaatcagaTAAAGGCTATAGCTTTTGGTCACCTCCTCTTGAACCGTTTATCCAATTTCCAGctcagaaaagagaaaaaactcgGACAAtaccctctcctctccttagCTGTCCACTCTTGACACAGTCATGTGGCTCACCtatatttggtgtgtgtgtcagagagagagagagagagagtgagagagagagagagagagagagagagagagagagagagagagagagagaggggagggcgGTTGCTCATGTTTTaagttatatttttatttgatttgattttttttcctttaatcacCTAACTCCCAAGTCAAAGGGGTATATTCTGTAGATCTAGATTTAATGCCTTAACGACTGAAGCCCAAGAAGTCACTAGATTTTGATCTGCACCAGATGGCTCCGAGTGGATATTGCCGAGCGCCGAGGATCTGTTAAAAAATATCTGAGGGGCACTGATGGTAATCTGGGTAACACATcagaaaggaggggaggaatgGCAATTGTGATAACCCGCTGGAAATGTGTGCAGGGGGCTAAATATGATGGTGTTGGTGGGCAGGGAAAGGGGGAGGAAGGGTGAGTGCGAGGGTGGCTAAAGAGACTGAAAATGTCTGTAAATGGGAATGACAGACGttaaagaaagtgagagagagacaaaaacgaAATTATGACCATCAAAGACAGGAGGGAATTTgcgaataataataataataataataataataataataccttaAGCTACATCATTGACCATGTCACAAAATGTATACAGATTATTGTTTTcttaacattaataataatactaataatgacCTGggatctcttttttttaacctcaggaaaaaaaaaaaaagctagaaaTTTGACTCCTGGTAAACAATGACACGTGTTGCGGGGCAATAAAGCGCCTTTGTCCGACTGATTTATTGGCTCTTGTTAAAATCATATTAGCCCCTTCAGTTCAGCTTCGACCAGCAGAACGGCCGCtttagaccaaaaaaaaaaaaaaaaaaaaaaaaaaaccttggtcCCAAATCCTTCAGACGCTCGGCCCTTTTAAACTTGCGCACTACACGCAGGTCTCCACTGCATTTCCTCGAAACAGATGGGGGCTTTCACCATCTGCATCCACGTGTCTCCACGGCCTGTACGCCGCTCGCGCGCGGACGCACGCACGCACgagcacgcacgcgcacacacacacacacacacacacacacacacacacacacacacacacacacacacacctcaccctATATTATAAATAAAGAATTTACAGTCGGCACTCTCTCAATAATATCACGTCTTTTTATCATGTAAATCTAGAGAAGGCTCCTCATAAGCTGCTATGCTTAAACAGTTCCATTCTAATAACTCGCTCAGCtgtaatgaatttatttttccttcaacAGCCTTTGGTCCCCCTTTCACATCTCCTGTCACCTATTTgttctttacatttttattatagcAGCTCTCCTTAAGAATCATTTGCAGTCGACAAATGTGGCTATCAGAAGCCAGCAGTGTTAATGCGGTCAGGTGTGTGTACTCACTGTATGTGTAGCTCAGCTGCATCCACCTCAACtgtcacctaaaaaaaaaaaaaaaaaaaaaaaatcgaaaagGGAAAGATCAAAAGATGGGGTAGGAGcccagtatctctctctctctctctctctctctctctcttaaaagTTTGAACTGGCAGTGCTATTAAAAGGAACAGGGCATCTCACCTCCTTGGTAACTCTGTTGCAGGATGTAAACCTCACTCACTGCTTATGAAATTctacaaggcagaatgagttaGCACCTTTTCCTCTTCTGAATAAACACTCCAGATTATAATCAAACAATGACAATTATTCAGCCTGATAATATGAGGGGACCGGGTATAGGCAAATtaaacagtttcattttttaccAGTTTTCCATAAAGCGTGTCACAGACAAACCTATGCAGTCTTATACAGACTATAACATTTTTAAGCTTGGTAGCAAATTTGTCCAGGTGTTTTCTGAAGGAAGCCTTGCACATGTATTAATGATAACCACAAATAgctacataaacaaacacaaatgctcTGTTGCCTCTTCTAGTCTAATCTTTTAAAGTAATAACTTTCATGGGTCTGCAGCCTGTGAAGGGGCTCCCATCATATTCTTCCTGCATATTCATTACTttttgttgaggaaaaaaaaaatctgacacaaAAGTTATTAGTCTTGAAGGGATTGCTGTTGTACTTTTGGCGGCACATTTATGTCATTTCTACTCATTAAAACCAAAATATTCCTCTGAGGTCTAATTTCTTCTCAGAGTGCAAGGCAGTGTATTCTAATTATGAGGCTTAATTACAATCTACATATGTTTGCATTGAGAAACCTCTGAACCGGGCCCCAGCAAACGTCTGAGTGGCTCCAAATGGGAAGCCAACGAGAGTGAACCTGCATTACAATAACATCAGTTATGTTGACAGTTGGCTACCACCGCAGAGGTCAAGGGTGTCGTGGAGAACTAATAACTGTGGTGAAAGATACTCCTTTCCTGCCTCTGGGAGTGCCAAAGTTTAGGAAAGGTTAAGAATCTGCAGAATGTCCCTTTTGTGCTTTTCTCGCAGATTATCGAATTATGTGTTGAAACTAAAGCTCCTTTTCCCtcagaagagaggagatgagatgaATATCAATGATATCAATGGACCATCACAGCGGTTAGAGCTCGCCCCCGTTAACATTactcacaaaacacatgcacacacacacacaaacacacacatacacgcacacacacacacacacacacacacagagctcctcAGTAGTCCCTGAACTGTGTCACAGTACCAAAACTATTTAGCTGTGGGTTACAGGGAGAGGACCACTAGTATTACTGTGAGCAAGGAGACATTCGATACAGGGACAACTGCACCACACCTATAGGTAAGGAAACTAGGAATTTCCTGGATAATAAAAAAGGTCTATTCTGGGTGTCAGAAGGTCAAGATGTTATACATTTGACGGCTAAACACTTGGAGGTGTGATTTTCCCCCCAGTTTTAACTCGCCACAGAGCTCCTGGGCTTAAAACCATGCcagtttttaaaatgcattgcaGCAGCTGAATGTGTGCTGCAGTTTCCCTAATACTGTATGTTCACAGCTGGTCAAGTCAAACTTACTTTGACTCCAAATATGTTACAGTTGTCTTCCCATCACCATAACACAAGAATATAAAGCCATCGCAAACCTAATCGACAGGTCTGATGAACATTCACTGATAGAGGATATCAAGGCACTGGGTGCAGTTAAGTAAAATCTTATAAAATATGTCTCTAAATGCACAGAAGACTTGGATACACAGTCATAAAATAACGATATCATAATACGTCAGTCATTTTGGAAATTTGATAAAGATGTGCAGAGGGATTCACATGAAGGATTCAGCATGTGGACATGACACAATCTTTTGACcatatggcattttttttttttttcggtatcTCTCACTATCTTTCAGTTTTGAATGcattcagcaggaaatagcaTCACATGGATCTTGTTGTATCCAGTGTGCCTCCAGTTCCCAGGACACAAATCAGTTATCTTTAGTTGAGTTTTGAGAGAGCATGTCATATGCACCGGGGGTGATGTATGTCTTTTCTCTTGGAAATTATATTGTCAGGTTTTTGCTGGTTGTGCAAGTCTTAAAGTTGGGAATACTTGCTATTCCACCAAAATAGACCAATAAATGATTATATTTTCTGAAATACAGGCAGGTAAACAAACACCAGAGTTCTTCAACACTTTCTAGGTGCTCTATCCATATCATAAAAACGAGTCTATATATGTTCATTTATGGTGACTATTCTCAATCAAAAGTAACTGATGTTTTTCTAAACTACAAATTAGAGACTTACAAGTACTTACTAGTTCACTCCATAAATATGGGACACTGCAGTTTGAACATTAAAATCACTGTTAGAAAAATATGCTATAAATAAACCTTTTTAAGGACAGAGAGTGCTAGGTAAGCATGAAGAATTAATGCTTTTATCATGATACAATATCCTTATGGGAACAGATTTATTTCAACACAGACAATTTTATTGCCCATCATCACCGTTAAACAATGTTCTCATAACTCCAGTATTGCTGACAGTCCCTTGAACTCATTCTGAGGCAAATTCACCTGGTGTCCTACCACACACCGAATAGGAGACAACAGCCAAGGAGCtgacttttttcctccccaAGGGCATTATCAGGGTGGGTAATGAACGGGTGGGCCCAGATTTTGATGCGGTTAGGGGCCGAGGGGAGAGAAATGTGAGAAGGGGTGTTAATTGTTTTGGCTCTTTGCTGGGGAAACATATCAACATTAGATCTAATGGAGGTTAAAGACTCTCATTGCCATAGGGGCTGGAGCTAATGAATAGCTAGCTagccaaggagagagagagagagacagctcgagacagagagtgggagaggaagAGCGCTCAGCCTGATGGAGCATTTATGGGCCCTGTTGAGGTTTTTACTACATTAAGTTGAGTGTTTTATTGTGGCTCTGACTTAAAAGGATTAACATTAATAACTCTGAAAGTTACTTTTATATGAGATGCACTCTTTCAAACAAGGGATGTTCAATCATAAGAGCAGTTACTAGGATAAGTAACCCCAAGGGCAACTTAAAAcaccagcaaagaaaaaaaaaaaaagatataatgaagtattcttctcctcctcctccttcttttcttcttcttgttttaatTTACCTTTACTAAACATAGACAATATCAGCTGCACAAAAACCTGTTGATTGCAGTAGGTTTATGAATACAAATGCCAGCAGGTACTTGAACACAGCACCGAGGATTGCAGAAGCTAATCAACCAATTTGGCAATCCCATGAGCTAATTCCATTATTGGTGTGTAACTTCCTCATGGATAACTGACCAAATTCTGGCGAATCAATATGCTCTCAGCCAAAGACTCCTGGtctatactgtatgtgcacagcAGCACAATTCATGTGCAGATGTATGCAAAGCACAGTGAATGTGTGAGATGTGCATAAAAGACTGCACGAAGAGAACGAACCTATCAAAGTCCTCTTTTTTGTCCCGCATGTAATTTTATGCAAAATCTGAATGAGGGAAACTCAGACATTGGCTTAGAAATATTCATATGAGTAAGTATCCCATTTCAGATGTTTATTCGCCGCCCcagaaatggagggaaaaatGGGAGCTTGCAAATCTGCTTTTAGAAGATACCATTCCCACGTTTACTTATCAACAGAGTTAATTGAATTTAATGGAAGGGCCTTCTCAGGGAAAAGATTTTTGTACACAGAAGTATTCTTTTGAAATTACGCCCTTTGATAGTGGTGTAAAGGATAGACTTATAGATAAAATGATCAACAGACAGCAAGACAAATGGAATTTTAATGAGGCTGTTTCTTTCATCTGTTATCATGTTGTGTGCCCCccccctctacacacacacacacaccccaacccacccttttttgtgtgtgtttgtactaaCTATTGATAGTAGTTGAAAcctgctgtttttatgttgctGGACATGCTCCTCAGGATGCCTTGGCCTCTCACTCCCTACACTGATATCACCTTGATCACAGATCAGAATGGCTCTGTTTGAGTTGCTTTGGGGTTTAGCATCCTGGAGTTTTTAATTGGTTATAAAGatgtttacacaaaaaaaaaaaaaaaaaaaaaaaatcccatcgaAAAAACATTTAGACTTTTCAAACATTGCGGTCTACTCTAGTGTGCTGACCTGAGATAGAATATTTTCTGTTGCTGGatattttaaaagattttatttctataaaaagtatttatttattcatttgcaaTTAATGGCTGACTGCCTATACAATACTTAACAAATGCTTGCCATAGTTGGACTCATCCTTTTTAACCTCAGTGAAAGCAGAAACCGCCACATGAATCCATATTAGGGGTGTCATCACGGCTCCTGAGTAGGCTAACCATTGGTCCCGCCCTATAGTCTCGGGTGTTCTGGGGCCACAGATGAAAACTGCACTCTGTCAAATTCACTTATGCATTAATGAGTTATAGACGGAAAGCTGGGGGTGTAGCGGGGCAAACACCCTCCAAAAAAATGGTTCAAAAAGGGTTCACAAGCTGTGTGTACAAAGAAGTAGATTAGCTCTTTGTGGAACAAATTGGATCTTGCAATGGCTGAGCAGCAGGGACAAATTTTACAGCATCTCCCTTTTCTCTGCCTGGACAACCACGAGCAGCGCTGTCCCCgaaaaattacattctcatacaacGAAACCGCATTCAGTTAAGTTTCAACAGAAGCGCAGTTTATCAGAGATTAGGTTTGTGacatatcaaaaaaaaaacgtttgtaGTCAGTTTAAAATACGTGCTGGGAGGTAGGTGGGGGGCGTGGCTCAAACAAAACAGTCAATACATGACAGTGGTGTTCGTTGTTAGCTTGTGTGACGTTATGTTGcattaagttgcattattttaaGTTGTGTTATGTGAGGTCGATTCCCATGTCAGGCAACAGTGGTATTCGTTtacattttgacattattttacattagGTTAGGTTATGcaacattatgttacattatgttacgtTACGTCACATTAcattgtgttatgttatgttatgttatgttatgttatgttatgttatgttatgttatgttaccgTAACCAAATCACTGGTTTTGGTGCTTACACCAAACCTTTCCTCAGAGGAATATTTTGGTACGAAAGCCTAACCGCGTGACACTGACATGCTATAAAAAGCAGCAAGaaaaatacatcagaaacaaaccaaatctgcaacaaaatacatttccctctaaacataattaagaatgcTGGTTAGTTGCAAACGGAGTGTAATGCTGCCAGAAGGCTACATATGTGCCGAACTTTCCCAGAGAGGCATCTCAAAGACAGTACTTAAAATAGGAGTCACTTTACTTCCACCcatgttttttctgtatttaggTGACTCAAAGTTCCATTGTACTCTCAGGATCTAACCAATAGAAATCTGAGGAGCGGAGCAGCTCTTATTGCTAGTCCTATTCAACACACGTGACCGCAGTGACAGACTAAGATCTAGATGCCTAATTAAAGTTCAACATGCTGCATTCCATTCATGCTGAAGTCTAAATGCAGATGCATGTCTGCCATCCAAATACAGTAGTAGTATGGTAGGCAGTTGTGCAGAAATTTAATGAAGTGAGCACAAtatgttaaaatgcaaatacatgctGCATGCACAAAAAGCGAGAAAAGTATGGTTCTGCAAGCCTGGCCTCAATcaaatgttgtgaaatgaatACTATGCCTTAAAATGCAAGTACATGTTGTACACgcaaaatgtgagaaaaatgtgttttcccaccTTGACAGGATTATGTGGACCAGACATGTCTAGAAACTGCACAAAAGTGTTACCCTCCACTCTGACAAACCAGCTTCAAGTAGCAGCTCATGCCAAGAAGTTTTGTACTGTGAGTGAATTTTTTTAACTAAAAGTTTTTTcagttgcctaaacctaaccattaGCTAACTTTTTTCCATGTGACAAGAGGGGGAAATTGGCATTGTCCAGTTCATGGTACTGGCACATGACTCTACGTGCCACATGTGAGGACACATCCTCACATAATTTGTTGCCAGGGCATGTAAGCTactcatttcatgaaattttactGGAGGTGATGGTTCATGGTGATTCATTACAGTGCATTGTGagttttatcatgtttttttctcagcttaTTTTTGCCAAATGTTGGTATATACATGTTGAGAAACTTTATTTTCTGAACCATTTCAGACTTATTTGGAAAATGTGTAGAAtttaatctaatccaatccagtgTGCGGAAACCAATTTTGTCATCATAAAAGTTACAAAGatctcctgaaaaaaaaaaaaaaaatgacttctaGATTCTGGTGTATAGTCCATGATGAACATCTGCTTTGTTTacttgaa
The Myripristis murdjan chromosome 16, fMyrMur1.1, whole genome shotgun sequence DNA segment above includes these coding regions:
- the irx1a gene encoding iroquois-class homeodomain protein IRX-1a is translated as MSFPQLGYPQYLSASQAVYGSERPGVLTPSSRGGSTEIGGSPSATAAAVTSVLGMYANPYAHNYSAFLPYTSADLALFSQMGSQYDLKDSPGVHPASFAAHTSPAFYPYGQFQYGDPARPKNATRESTSTLKAWLNEHRKNPYPTKGEKIMLAIITKMTLTQVSTWFANARRRLKKENKVTWGTRSKEDEEDGNLFGSGDEAEKNEDEEEIDLESIDIDKIDDNDGDQSNEDDDDKSNEGSRDHRGGGGAGGELDSLEKRRAFALQAHEAFDKSKSTISVHQGSKEAADGNNNNTTRVLSPDRPGSFPLPANNKPKIWSLAETATSPDSSTQKPTSPCGPATTHPSAPHQLQTHPAFLPSHGLYTCQIGKFHNWTNGAFLGQNSLLNVRSFLGVNQHHHHHHHNHHLPAQQQQQQQPTSVVVSPVAAAAALSNDSKAPQETHSPKHIDHENGVRSDSPPSQPLKSSFRPLHDRSSLPSSARSPQDATQRVLTALSSA